Within the Flavobacterium sp. N502536 genome, the region CTGAAAAGCGACATCACCACCTACTCTTATTCGTTCGGTAATTTGATTTCTATACCCTAACCCAAAATTCCCGGAAGATGTGGTCTTAGAATTTAGTTTTTGCCCCAGAATTGCGGAAGACAATGCATTCGAAAAACCATCAGCAAAGCTAATTGGTATACCATCGCTATAGGTTAGGTTTACTTCATGCTTAGCTGTTTCTTGTGCTTTTACGACCAGTGTACTGAATGTTAAAAAAACGGTACTTACAATAATTGATTTTTTCATCTGTTTTAATTATTTTAGTTAAATTCGTGGCAAGAACTATTTATTGCCCTATTACTAATACGCTAAAAATTAAAATACCCCTACGCTACACTAAAATTTTAAATTTTATCCCTATGTTTTCAGGATATGAATGAGGACTTAAAGCATTTTAAACAATTATTCTCCGAGCTTTACCAGCCATTGTGCAATCATGCCTATAAATATCTTCAGGATAGGGACGAAAGTGAAGATGTGGTGCAGGAACTGATGATTAAAATATGGGAAACCCGCAAGGATTTACTTTCTGAAAAGAGTCTTAAATATTACCTGTATATAGCGGTTAAGAACCGGTGCATAACCCTTCTGAGAAAAAAAACTTATATGCTTGACATTGATGAAATGTCGATCGATATTGCCGAAGAAATTCCCGAAACTAAACCCTTACCAGATGCGAATCAGCTTATAGAAGAGGCGTTTAACGGAATTCCACCAAAATGTCTTGAAATTTTTAAACTGAGCCGTATTGAAAATTTAAGCTATAAACAAATTGCGGAGAAATTAGAAATATCAATAAAAACAGTAGAAAACCAGATGGGTAAAGCCATCAAACACATACGGGAGTTTGTCAAACAGCATCCCAACTTAATTCTTTTATTTAAGATATGGTATTTTAGTCATTATATCGTGGGGGTTTTGAAAGAATTTGTGTTTTATTTAAAAGAGGTATAACCATGGACAACCAAGATATTAATATATTATTAGCAAAGCATTTTTCAGGAGAAACGAAACCTGAAGAAGAAGCCGTATTAATGAATTGGATCAAAGACAATCCTGACGAATATATTTCGCTTAAGATTTTCTTTGCAGAAAGTCAGCAATTAGATTCTCCTCAGTTATTTGACACCAACCATGCCTGGGAACGTATCGCTCCACATTTATCCTCCACAAAGGGAACTGTATTTCAATTGTACAAAAAATACATCTATGCCACAGCAGTTGCCGCCGTTTTCATTTTAATAAGTACGTTTACTTTTTTGTATGCGAATGCCGAGATAACGGTTCAGACCGCTAATGGACAGGTAAAAAGTATCGAATTGAGCGATGGTTCTTTAGTTACGCTGAACGACAACTCGAGTATTACCTATAAAAGATTTTTATGGAACAACCGTACTGTCAGCTTAAAAGGAGAAGCTTTCTTTGAAGTAGAACACGACAAAAGCAGACCTTTTTCTGTAAATACAGGTACCCTATTAGTAAAAGTTTTAGGAACTTCTTTTGTTGTAAAAACAACAGAAAAAGAAAAATCGGTGGCAGTGGTTACAGGAAAAGTGAACGTTACCGCCAATCCTATCCAACAAACAGTCATTCTGGAGAAAAACCAGGCGGTTCATTACGCTTCCAACAAATTAATTAAAAGTGATACAGCCGATAAAAACTTACTTTCATGGAAAACAAAGTCTCTTTCTTTCGAAAATACCCCACTTCAAAAAGCATTTGAGGATATCGAAAACTGTTATCATATTAAAATACAGGTGGAAGGAAAAATCTCTGATTCCTGTACCGTTACCGCCAATTTTAAAAACGAATCGATAAAAGAGATATTTGAAGAATTCCGTTTATTGTTTGGGCTTAGTTATACACAAAAAGGCAATACGATTTCGGTGAAAAACATATCTTGTGAAAAGTAATTTTTTCAAAAATAACTGGTTAACCATTACCTCCTGTTTTATACTTTTTTTTGGTGCCGGATCCGTACAAGCTCAAAAGATAAGCTTACTGGAAAAAAAGATTACTATCGAAAGAGAAAATGATAGTATCGGAGCTTATATTACCTCGATTATAACACAAGGTGTAAATTTATCTCTAAGCAACAACAAGCTCAATCTGGGCAAAAAGATAAAGATCAGCAAAGGAACCTATAAATTGAGAACGCTTCTAAATCTTCTTTTTGCATCAGAATCCGTAAAATTTCTGGAAAGAGACAGTAAAATAATTATCTACACGGTTTCGCGAGCTCCCGATCCCTTTACTATTAGCGGATTTGTTTATGCAGGAGACAGCAAAGAAGCGCTACCCTACGCTACCGTACGGGTTTTAAACACAAACATTGCTGTTAATTGTAATGATTATGGTTATTATACGATAACATTACCCGAAAACAAGTACATTATAAATGTGAGTTATACCGGTTTTACTTCGCAAACCGATACGATAACCGTAAACAATACCATTAAAAAAAACTTCAATCTTGCAATGGGGCTGTCCCTTGCTACGGTTGAGATCAAATCATCAAAAAAACCTCTAAATGAGCTTTCCAGCATAGTAGATACTCAGCATGTCAACACTCTTCCCTTTCTAATGGGGCAGTCAGACCCGCTAAAACTTCTTACGTTAAAACCAGGCACCTATGGCAACTCTTTAAATGTAAGAGGAGGCTCAACCGACCAGAATTTGGTTTTATTAGATGGTGTTCCAATTTACAACTACAATCATTTTACCAATTTATTATCTATTTTCGATTCGCAGGCCATCAAACAAATCAGTTTTTTCAAAGGAGGCTTTCCGGCTCGTTACGAAGGAAGACTCTCGTCAGTCATAGATATTAAAACAAAAGATGGTGACATGCAGTCCTACCATGGGGCGGTTAATATTGGCTTACTAACGGGTTCTGCAATGATTGAGGGACCTATTGTAAAAGACAAGGTATCTTTTATGATTAGCGCCAGGAGAAGCTGGATCGATGCTTTGACTAAAGTGCTTTTTGACAAGGATTTTAATTTTAAATATCGGATGTACGATGCCTATTTTAAAATTAACTATTTTATTGATCCGTCGAACAGAATCTATCTGGGTGCCTATACCGGCGGAGATCTTATCGGTGCAAATTTTTTTTCTTCCGAACCACCCCAGCTTACCTGGAACAACAGAACACTTTCTTTACGCTGGAACAGGGTGTACAACCCCAGACTGTTTCAGAATTCGGTTTTATTGTTAAGCAACTATGACAACCAGTTTGCAAATGATGGTATAGAAGAAATCAGAAAGTTTCGTATTACAGACGTTGGTATTGAAAACAACCTGAATTATCACTGGTCGTCTTTCCTAAATAGCGCAATCGGTTTAAGAGTAAACATGACCTCTTTTTCCAGTAAAAACACAGGTAATGATCAACATATAAAGTCATTACATTTCAAAACCTATTGGGATAATGATATAACCTTGTCGGATAAATTTCGAATGAAAGCCGGTCTTCATTATGCAACATTTTTTACGCACGACAAAGTTTACAATTCTTTCCAGCCCCGTACCAATTTGGTTTATAAGTACAATAATTCTAATAGTTTCTTTGCCTCCTATGCTATAATGGAACAGTTTTATCATCAAATTGTCGAAAATACCTATGCTTTACCCTCAGATTTACGCATGCCGAGTTCAGATCAGTTACCTCCCGAAAAGGCTTTTATTTATGAGGTAGGCTATGAAAAAACTTTAACCAAAGGATATATCAGACTGCAGTTTTACGAAAAAAAAGTATCCAATATTTTAATGTATAAACCTCTTTATGATACTTCAGATCAAAACAAAACACAGCCCCCTCTGATCGGGTCCGGTAATTCAAGAGGTTTGGAACTTGAATTTTCCAAGCAGTTCAAAAAATTTGACGTACAGGCATCCTATACCCTGAGCAAAGCAACAGTGAGGTTTCCAACGATAAATAACGACCAGACCTTTAATTCTCCAAACGATATAACCAATCAGATAAAAGGAGCCGTTACCTGGAATATTAATCAATCCTGGGTACTATCAACCCTGTTCAATTATAGCTCCGGCGTTTTAATCTCGGCGCCAGATTCTTTTTCCTATAGCGATAAAAAAGACTCCTATTTACTGGATCCGAACCAAAACAATGAAATATCGAAACCCAATAACTACCGCTTACCGAGAAATTACAATGTCGATATTGGCGTCTCAAGAACCAAAAAAACGAAATCCGGCAACCAAGCGAGATTGTATTTTGGAGTTAACAATCTCATAGGACAATCTCCACCGTTTATCCTTGAAACAAGTTTAACTAATGGTGTATTTAATTTAGAACAAGTTAGGATGTTTAAATATTTTCCTTACGTTGGCTATACTTATATTTTTGGGGCGGCTAAGGAAAAGTTAAATTAATTCCCGGAATCTCTAAAAAGCAAAGCACAAAAAAAAGCCTCTACATTACTGTAAAGGCTTTATTCTAGTAGTGGTCCCACCTGGGCTCGAACCAGGGACCACCTGATTATGAGTCAGGTGCTCTAACCAGCTGAGCTATAGGACCGGTTTGAGGATGCAATATTACTACTATTTTTCATTCACTCCAAATATTTTGGGAGATGATTTGTATTTAATTTCAAACAACACCCTATGTTTCTTGAAACACAATTGATTTTCAACTGCTTATTTCCAATCCAAAAAAGATTTTTTTTTATCTAATTTCCTGACAAAGCTCCACCAAAACACCATTCGTATTCTTTGGATGTAAAAAAACTACCAACTTATTGTCGGCGCCTTTCTTCGGAACGTCGTTAATCAACACAAAACCTTCGTTTTTCAGGCGGGCAATTTCGGCATGAATGTCTTCGACATCAAAAGCGATATGGTGTATCCCTTCTCCTTTTTTCTCCAAAAACTTCGCAATAGGACTTTCCGGATTGGTCGCCACCAAAAGCTCAATTTTGTTGGTTCCGGTTTGGAAAAACGAAGTTAAAACGCCCTCGCTCTCTACCGATTCCATTTTATACGACGGAACTCCTAATAATTTTTCGAATAACACATTGGCATCTTCCATATTCTTCACCGCGATTCCGATATGCTCAATTTTATTTACCATAATCTCTAAAATTTAATTCCAATTATTGATTTACATACGTATTAAAGTAACCACATTCAGCAATAACATCCTGATAGTACTTCGTATCCGAATAGTCTTTTTTCAAGGCTTTAAAACCGCTCCAGGCAAGAAAATTAATTTTATCCTCGTCGGCTTCCCACCAGTTCTTAAGATTGTTGTACTTGTTATTATAGTATTCGTTACGCTCACATTTTGCCAGCATATAAATACATTTTGCTTTTTGCTCCTTTGTGGTTGCCGCTTCCAGTGCTTTTTGATAGTACATTTTAGGAAGATCACAATTGGTAATCATTCGCTTCATCGAATCTCTAAACGAATACGGACTTGAACCATAGCCCACAATACTCGTTTCATAAAAAGTTCTTGCGTTTCCAAAATGGGTAATGTTGTAAAACGCATTCCCCAGCAACAAACTATTGGTGTACACCTCTTCTTTTTGAGCCAGCTTGTCCTGCATGGCTTTAATAGTATTCAAAAACTCAATTTGAGAATATTTCTTTTTCTGATTCGCCGTATGATCACAATCGTGACAGTCTTTGATATTTCCATTAAACGGATTTCCTAAGAGAACCGCATACTGCACAGAATCTGCCTGTTGAATAAATGTGATTGCCTCTGCAATTTTATTTTTGTAAGTCGCCTGAACCGCCTGAAAACTATTGATGTCTTTTAATTTCAGATAATAAATCCCCACTCCGATCTTCTCTATCTCAGATTTGTTGGACTTGGTCAAAAATGCTTTCATGTCGAGTAAATTCTTTTCGTTGTCATAATAGGCATTTCCTCCACCCCAATAATAAGAATTAGAATGTGAATCACCGCCAAACAACTCTACCATCACCGGATTTGATTTTGCTCTGTACAATGTGGCTAAGTAATTTTTACTCCATTGTGCTGCATTTTGATAACGAAACTCCTGTCCTTTATAGGTTTTAGGAAGCTCCTGATACAGCCAGTTCAAATCGGCCAAAATCGTCTTTTCATTTTTATCGGTAAGCTTATCAATTTTACTCAGATTATTTACAAAACGAAGCAACCTCAACTGATAGCCCGCCAATTCAGTTTTAGGCATTGTTTTCTCTGCTTTATTAAGATTGCTATCCGCCACAGCATAATCTCCTTTTAAAGTTTGCAAATACCCCAATGAAATATCCCATAAATAAGGCTTCTCTGTATTTCCGGCAGCTGCAATTTTCGCTACCAAATCAAAAGCTTTCGTTTTAATCACGGCTTTATTGGCTTCCCTGTTTTCCACAATCGTCTGCTTTTCCGCTGGTGCGTTGTAGTCGTCAGAATTGGTTTTTACTTCAAACGAATTATTAATATCCTGCTCCTGTTGGTTCACCAATCGCGTTAACAGGTAATTCAAATGTTCGCTTTTAGGATCTAAATCGTAGATTTTTGCGATTGCCTCCGCCTCATCTTTATAAAAACCATGAACGGCCCAAAGCGCTGCTTTTTCTTTATTGTTTTTAGCCATCGCCAATGACTTAATCCAATCGGCATCGTTTTTCGGTTTGAAACAATAAGCCGTAACGGTTCGCAATTGCGGACATTTATCAAACACTTTTGCGTACAAATAATTAGAGGTTGCAAACTTATTTTGCTGATGATTAACTCCGGCCACATACGAAAGCGCACGATAGTACAATACATTTTTAGGAACCGAGGCTTCGGTTTTATTAAAAAATTCAATTGTTTTTTTCTTATTGCTGCTATAAAAATAAGCCTTCGCGGTAAGAAACCAATACCTGTTTTTCAAAAACGGATCGGCGGTTGTATTGTACACGTTTTCAATAGACTGAATCATCTTCAGGTCTTTAAACGTTTTTGCCACAGCCGGATCGTAACTCCAGTAATCTTCACCAATAGAAACGGTTTCGATTTTTTGTGCCAGATACAAAAACTCTATAAAGCTTTTAATTTTAGCCTCTTTCAGGTTGATTTTTTTCCCCCATTTCAAAGAGGTCTGATTTTCTTTCTTGTTCTTATAAAAAACATGAAGCTGTGTAATATCTGCTTTATTTTGAGCCGTTTTTTTCTCTGAAGAATACATCGGTGTTTTCTCTCCAATTAAAAAATAATTGACTGTTGCAGTATCTGCCTTGCCTTTTAAATAAGTCTCCCAATCGGATTTTATATCTTCATTAAATCTGGAATTGTGCTCGGTATCAAAACCAATTCCATAAAAAATATCACCCGATAAGAAAAGCGGGGCATACGATTTATCTGCAAAAGCTTCAGGCGTAAAATTGGAATTATAACCAAAAAAGTCCCAATCATCCCCACCTCCACAGGCATAGATTATCCCATATACAAAAAGTAAAGCGGCACTAGAAACAAGAAACAACTTGTTCAAAAATATTCTTTTCATAGTTTTTTAAATTGAATTCGTCTAAATCGTAAAATATAATTTCTTTTGGCTTTTGAGCTACATTTTCTTCCAGCTCTTCTGCCATTTGTTTTAAATCTTCTGCTGCAATCGCCTCTATTTTCAACAGATCATTTTCTTCGTAAAATACTCCGTTTTTATAATTGGACTTTTTCACTTTAAAAAAGATCTTGCTC harbors:
- a CDS encoding TonB-dependent receptor, whose protein sequence is MKSNFFKNNWLTITSCFILFFGAGSVQAQKISLLEKKITIERENDSIGAYITSIITQGVNLSLSNNKLNLGKKIKISKGTYKLRTLLNLLFASESVKFLERDSKIIIYTVSRAPDPFTISGFVYAGDSKEALPYATVRVLNTNIAVNCNDYGYYTITLPENKYIINVSYTGFTSQTDTITVNNTIKKNFNLAMGLSLATVEIKSSKKPLNELSSIVDTQHVNTLPFLMGQSDPLKLLTLKPGTYGNSLNVRGGSTDQNLVLLDGVPIYNYNHFTNLLSIFDSQAIKQISFFKGGFPARYEGRLSSVIDIKTKDGDMQSYHGAVNIGLLTGSAMIEGPIVKDKVSFMISARRSWIDALTKVLFDKDFNFKYRMYDAYFKINYFIDPSNRIYLGAYTGGDLIGANFFSSEPPQLTWNNRTLSLRWNRVYNPRLFQNSVLLLSNYDNQFANDGIEEIRKFRITDVGIENNLNYHWSSFLNSAIGLRVNMTSFSSKNTGNDQHIKSLHFKTYWDNDITLSDKFRMKAGLHYATFFTHDKVYNSFQPRTNLVYKYNNSNSFFASYAIMEQFYHQIVENTYALPSDLRMPSSDQLPPEKAFIYEVGYEKTLTKGYIRLQFYEKKVSNILMYKPLYDTSDQNKTQPPLIGSGNSRGLELEFSKQFKKFDVQASYTLSKATVRFPTINNDQTFNSPNDITNQIKGAVTWNINQSWVLSTLFNYSSGVLISAPDSFSYSDKKDSYLLDPNQNNEISKPNNYRLPRNYNVDIGVSRTKKTKSGNQARLYFGVNNLIGQSPPFILETSLTNGVFNLEQVRMFKYFPYVGYTYIFGAAKEKLN
- the mce gene encoding methylmalonyl-CoA epimerase; the protein is MVNKIEHIGIAVKNMEDANVLFEKLLGVPSYKMESVESEGVLTSFFQTGTNKIELLVATNPESPIAKFLEKKGEGIHHIAFDVEDIHAEIARLKNEGFVLINDVPKKGADNKLVVFLHPKNTNGVLVELCQEIR
- a CDS encoding FecR family protein, whose product is MDNQDINILLAKHFSGETKPEEEAVLMNWIKDNPDEYISLKIFFAESQQLDSPQLFDTNHAWERIAPHLSSTKGTVFQLYKKYIYATAVAAVFILISTFTFLYANAEITVQTANGQVKSIELSDGSLVTLNDNSSITYKRFLWNNRTVSLKGEAFFEVEHDKSRPFSVNTGTLLVKVLGTSFVVKTTEKEKSVAVVTGKVNVTANPIQQTVILEKNQAVHYASNKLIKSDTADKNLLSWKTKSLSFENTPLQKAFEDIENCYHIKIQVEGKISDSCTVTANFKNESIKEIFEEFRLLFGLSYTQKGNTISVKNISCEK
- a CDS encoding RNA polymerase sigma-70 factor; its protein translation is MNEDLKHFKQLFSELYQPLCNHAYKYLQDRDESEDVVQELMIKIWETRKDLLSEKSLKYYLYIAVKNRCITLLRKKTYMLDIDEMSIDIAEEIPETKPLPDANQLIEEAFNGIPPKCLEIFKLSRIENLSYKQIAEKLEISIKTVENQMGKAIKHIREFVKQHPNLILLFKIWYFSHYIVGVLKEFVFYLKEV